Proteins encoded within one genomic window of Vidua macroura isolate BioBank_ID:100142 chromosome 2, ASM2450914v1, whole genome shotgun sequence:
- the ABHD13 gene encoding protein ABHD13 isoform X1, with protein sequence MEKSWMLWTFAKRWLLALASWSWSLCRICLLPLIVTFHLYGGIILLILIFVSIAGILYKFQDVLLYFPEQPSSSRLYVPMPTGIPHENIFIKTKDGVLLNLILLRYTGDNAAYSPTIIYFHGNAGNIGHRLPNALLMLVNLKVNLILVDYRGYGKSEGEASEEGLYLDSEAVLDYVMTRSDLDKTKIFLFGRSLGGAVAIHLASENSHRISAIVVENTFLSIPYMASTLFSFFPMRYLPLWCYKNKFLSYRKISQCRMPSLFISGLSDQLIPPVMMKQLYELSPARTKRLAIFPDGTHNDTWQCQGYFTALEQFIKEVIKSHSPEEMAKTSSNVTII encoded by the coding sequence ATGGAAAAATCATGGATGCTTTGGACCTTTGCTAAAAGATGGCTACTAGCTTTGGCTTCCTGGTCTTGGAGTCTCTGCCGTATTTGTCTTTTGCCCTTGATAGTGACTTTTCATTTGTACGGAGGCATTATACTCCTTATATTAATATTTGTATCAATAGCAGGTATATTATATAAATTCCAGGATGTTCTGCTTTACTTTCCTGAACAGCCCTCTTCATCACGCCTTTATGTTCCTATGCCCACTGGTATACCACATGAAAACATCTTCATCAAAACCAAAGATGGAGTTCTTCTCAATCTTATTCTGCTGAGATACACAGGGGACAATGCAGCGTATTCTCCAACCATCATTTACTTTCACGGGAACGCAGGCAACATTGGCCACAGGTTGCCAAATGCTTTGTTAATGCTGGTAAACCTGAAAGTAAACTTAATTCTGGTCGATTATAGAGGGTATGGCAAAAGCGAAGGAGAAGCAAGCGAAGAAGGCTTGTACTTAGATTCTGAGGCTGTCTTAGACTATGTGATGACTCGGTCTGATCttgataaaacaaaaatttttctttttggccgTTCCTTGGGGGGAGCAGTAGCTATTCACTTAGCTTCTGAAAATTCCCATAGGATTTCTGCCATCGTGGTGGAGAACACCTTTCTTAGCATCCCATACATGGCCAGCactttgttctctttctttccaaTGAGGTATCTTCCGCTGTGGtgctacaaaaataaattcctaTCCTACAGAAAAATCTCTCAGTGCAGAATGCCTTCTCTCTTCATCTCTGGGTTGTCTGACCAGTTAATTCCACCAGTTATGATGAAGCAACTTTACGAATTATCCCCAGCTCGGACTAAGAGATTGGCAATATTTCCTGATGGAACTCACAATGACActtggcagtgccagggttATTTTACTGCACTAGAACAGTTCATCAAAGAAGTAATAAAGAGTCACTCCCCTGAAGAAATGGCGAAAACATCATCTAACGTAACAATAATATAA